The Geothrix oryzae DNA window CTTTGTATGTCAGCTCTCGCCGGTCACGGTAGGTGTTCCTGCCGCCTTCTTAAAATTCATTAAGAGGGTACCTATTATCTTCTGGGTACTTGATCTGTGGCCTGAATCCATCGTCGCGGCAGGTGGTATCCGCTCTCAATGGCTATACAAAAGCGTCGGAAGCCTGGTGAGACTAATCTATAAATCGTGTAACCATATTCTTTATACATCAAAAGGATTCACGGACAGCATCCAGTCCCACGGGGTCGATCCCTCGCGGCTTTCTTACTTCCCGAATTGGGTGGAGCCGGTGGAAGGTTCAAACGCTGCCCTTCCTACAAGTTTGCCCGATGGATTCAGGATCCTTTTTGCCGGGAATGTGGGGGAAGCCCAGGACTTCGGAACCATCCTGGGAGCGGCAGAGCTTCTTCGTGAGGATCCCTCCATCCAGTGGATTATATTGGGCGAAGGCCGTCAGTGGAATTGGGTCAAGGCCCAAGTTGAATCCAGGGGCCTGTCCCGCTGTTTCCACTTGCTTGGTCGGTTCCCATCGGAGACCATGCCCGCCTTCTTCGAGCAGGCAGACGCGCTGTTGGTGACCCTGAAGCAAGATCCGACATTCGCCCGAACGGTACCCGGAAAGGTGCCTTCCTATATGTCCTGTGGCAAACCGATCTTGGGAGCTCTGGACGGTGAAGGCGCCGATCTGATCAAGGAGGCGCAGGCAGGACTCGTCGTGTCCTCTGGGGACGCCAAAGGATTGGCAAACAGCGCCTTGAGATTAAGGCAGATGAGCGCAGCTGAGAGGGCCAGAGTGGGTCAATCCGGGAAACATTACTGCGAGGCCCATTTTGATCGCGAGCACCTGTTCAACCAGTTGGTGGCTGCCATGGATCAGCTGATGGAACCGACCAAGGCTAGAGGTGCTTGATGTCTCCGCCCGCCGGCCGGTGGACCTCGATCTGATGCAGGGGCGGCCGGGCTCCGAACTACATCAACCTCGCGCCATCGGTCAGGAGCCTCCCGGGGCAGTCGTGATATCCTAAGCTCAGGTTATTGAAAGCATCACACCTCCCCTACCCGAGACGGTGAAACATGGCCGAGTTTCCCTCGCGGTTGGGTCGGCAACGAAGAGGAAATTGAACCATTATTTATAACCTTCCATTACTTCTACTACGGTAACCCAAATGCAGAATAAAACTCCTAACAACAGACCATATGCCATATGTTCAAACTGCATTATGGATACAAGTGATTCAAATATTTTTTTCGATGAGCGCGGCTGGTGTGATTACTGCAATAATTATCATAATAATATCCTCCCCAATTGGCACCCAGATGAAAGGGGAGAGCAAGAGTTACTCCCGACCATTGAAGCCATTAAAAGGGAGGGTAAGGGCCGGGATCATGATTGCCTCATCGGCATCAGCGGTGGTGTCGACAGTTCCTATGTTACTTACATTGCCAAAGAGAAATTCGGCCTTCGTCCACTAATTTTTCATGTTGATGCTGGTTGGAACTCCCAGCAGGCAGTCAATAACATCGAGAAACTTATTGATAACCTCGGGCTCGACCTACATACAGAAGTTGTCAATTGGGAGGAAATGAAGGACCTACAGTTGGCCTTCTTCAAGGCTCAGGTTCCTCACATTGACACCCCCCAGGATCATGCATTCTTCGCGGCCATGTACAATTTCGCCGCTAAATATAAATTTAAATACATTCTTACAGGCGCTAATTACTCCAGCGAATGCGTAAGAGAACCTCTTGAATGGCACTATCACGCCTCGGATCTCCGCCAGCTTCTAGACATCCACAGCAAGTTCGGGAAACATCCCCTGAGAACTTTCCCCTTAGCTGATATTTTCAAATATAAACTCTACTATCGATTCATTAAAGGGGTCCGAGTTGTAAAGCCTCTTAACCATATCCCGTTTTATAAGGAAGCGGCGATGGATGAACTTGTGGACCGGTTCGGATGGCAAAAATATGCACATAAACACTATGAATCAAGATTCACCCGGTTCTATGAAGGCTACTGGTTGCCCACCAAATTCGGGTATGACAAACGCAGGGCCCATTTCTCAAGCTTGATCCTCACCGGACAATTGAGCCGTGCGGATGCTCTTGAGAAAATCGCCCTGCCGGCCTATAGCGAAGAAACCATAGCTGAGGACTTCGAGTACATCGCTACGAAACTTGACCTCACGGTTGAAGAACTCAAGGCGATTATGGCCGGGCCGAACAAGACCTATCGGGACTACAAGAACGCCATGACTTTCATTGATCTCGGGACAAAGGTACTCAGGGCGGTAGGCGTTCAAAGGGCCATCATTCGATGATTACCATTGTCGACTACGGCCTTGGGAACATCATGGCGTTTGCGAATGTCTACAAACGGCTGAACATCGGAATAGCCATCGCTCAAACGGCCAAAGAAATCAGGAGTGCAACCAAGATCATCCTTCCAGGCGTCGGAGCCTTTGATCATGCTATGGAGCGCCTCACTGCTTCTGGGATGAGAGAGACACTCGATGACCTTGTTCTTGCTAAGGGCGTGCCCGTGATCGGAATCTGTGTAGGCATGCAGATCCTGGCCAGCTCCAGTGATGAAGGCCAGAGGCCAGGCCTTGGGTGGATCAACGGAAGGGTCAGAGGGTTCAAGTCCACCCCAGGCACCGACCACCTTCCGTTACCCCACATGGGTTGGAATGATGTCCAACCTCTGCCGAATCAAAAGATTTTTGCTGGACTTGAAACGGACAGTCGATTCTATTTCCTTCATTCCTTCTACTTCGAATGCGAGGACCCGAGGGATATTTCTGCGAAATCAGAGTACGGCATAGATTTTCCTGCCGCCGTCACCCATGGAAACATCCATGGAATCCAATTCCACCCGGAAAAGAGTCACCACTATGGAACTCGGCTCCTGAAAAATTTTGCGGACCTTTAGCATGCTGAGGCCACGAATCATTCCATGTCTGCTCGTCCATAATGGCGGTCTCGTGAAAACCGTCGAATTCAAGGACAGCAAATATGTTGGAGATCCCATCAACGCGGTGAAGATTTTCAACGAGAAGGAAACAGATGAACTCATGGTCGTGGATATCGATGCGACGAAGAATGGCTGTGAGCCGAACTTCAAGATGATCGCAGACTTGGCCGCCGAATGTCGCATGCCCCTGGCCTATGGCGGCGGGATCAAGACTGCTGCCCAAGCCAAACGGATCATCGGGCTGGGCGTGGAGAAGGTGGCCATCTCCTCTGCCGCCATCACCGACCCCAGCCTGATCACTCGCGCCGCGGATGAGATCGGGAGCCAGAGCGTCGTCGTGGTTCTGGACATCAATAAGTCCGCTTCCGGCGATGCCTATGAAGTCTGGACCCACAATGCGACCCGGAACACGAAGCTTTGCCCCTTCAAGATGGCTGAAGAGGCCCAAGCTCTCGGTGCCGGAGAGATCGTCCTGAATTCCATCGCGCATGATGGGAAGATGAAGGGGTACGACCTGGCCCTGGCTACCGCCATGCGCGCTCGAATCGACCTCCCCATGACCATTCTCGGCGGAGCCGGGTCACTGGCCGATCTGGGGAAACTGATCGCCGCCTGTGGCATCGTCGGAGCCGCCGCTGGGAGCCTGTTCGTCTTCAAGGGCCCATTCAGAGCCGTGCTTATCAACTACCCAAATCAGCAGCAGAAGGATGACTTGATCCGCGTAGCTCTTCATGCAAACACATCAAACCATTAGCCAAGACCGATGCTCACCTAAAAACAGAGATCAATAGGTTTGAATTATCCCTGACAAGGACGGCGGTTTCCTCCCATGTAGACCATGCTGGGGAAATGCGGTAAAGAAGGATCGTTGCTGGTTCATCCCGGTTTTCTGTCGCAACCCGCTGGCTCGGAATCTCGGGCCAGGCCTTCTACCAACCGACGGCGAAGTTCGAAGACTTGGTAGTCCCAAAGACCCGATACCTGAAGCATCCGGAGATCGAGAATGTGACGCTTCTCCTGGTACTGGGTTGAGGGGTGGCATCGGAGTCCCGAGGTTCCTACTCCAAAAACCGAGACCCGCCAGATCTCAGATAGACCGTGGCGTCATTGTCTGGGGCCTTCCAGGTGAGTGAAGGGGTGGCCTACAGGGCATACACGGGGTCAGTTTCCGGTATCGAAGTCACCGGGGGAGATCACTGACTTCGGAAATGGCTTCTGGAACTGATGTAGAACCGAAGTGCTTCAGTTCGCCATTGCTCTATCTGTGGATGAGATGAGGGTGATTCAGGGTGAATCCCGAACATGTCAACTAAGAAGGCTGTTGTGCGAGAGGCATATCCGGAAGCGAATGAAGAACCTTCCCCGCTGGAGTTTGCGTAGCAATGGGGTGAGTTCCGGTCGACTCCACCTTCTTTCGCTCAGTCCACCAATACAACTCCAATCAATCCAGATTTGGAAAAGAGAATGGGCACCACGGGGTGGAGATCCCAGTCCCATCATGATGCCATCTCAAACTGCAAAATCACATGATCCTTGGCTTGGTTTCGAACATCGGGCCAGAACTGGTCACCAGAGTGGGGGAATCTTGTCTCATTCTGCCAATCTGCACCCGTGCGACAGTTCGGTTGGCAACCTAAACTGGGGTCGGCTTGGCAGCCATGCCCACCAAGAAGAAGACGGTGTCCAGGGTGGAGAGAATGGTATGAAGCGACTTGCATTCTTTTTACTTATAATGATTGCGCTTACAGCATGTACCGGCAGTAGAGGTTCGCCAGGAACGAAGGATATGACACTTGCTTCGATCGCCATATCTAGCGGTGATAATCAAACCGCGGTGGTCGGTACTCAATTATCGGCACCACTAGTTGCTCAAGTGCTAAACAAACAAGGCCAACCAATTCCCGGCTTCGTTGTTAATTTTGTAGTGACATCAGGTGGAGGGGAAATATTCGCCAAAACAATGATATCCGATGCAAATGGTTTGGCAGGAGGGATATGGACACTGGGGACCATAGCAGGGGTTCAAACTATGGAAGCAAGAGCTATTACTCCATCTGGAACCATAATTTATGCCACCTTTAGTGCCATCGCAACTGTTGGGGAACCCAAAAGCATAGATATTCTTTCTGGCAATAATCAAACTGCTCAACAACTGCAGCAACTTCCACTATTGCTCTCGGTAGTTGTAAACGACACCTATAGAAATCCAGTGGCCGGGGTCCCCGTGGCTTTTATAGCGAGTGACGGAGGAGCAACCACCCCTTCATCATCAGTAACAGATGTACATGGGTCAGCCTCTACAATGTGGAAATTAGGTCCGACACTCGGAGTTCAGACATTAAATGCTACAATTTCTGCCTCAATAGATATAAAATTCAGCGCAGTAGCCACCCAAGCACCTCCTGGTGAAGTTAAAGCTATTATCAAAATATCTGGAGATGAGCAAGCAGTATCTCAATATTTATTACTACCATATCCACTCCAAGTGATTGCTATTGATCAACTTGGAAACCCTGTTCCTGAATTGCAAATCACATTCTTTTCTGCCACCTCAGGGAGTGATTATAACAATCCTCAGACCATAATTACTAATACCAGTGGGATTGCAAGTTGGGCAG harbors:
- the hisH gene encoding imidazole glycerol phosphate synthase subunit HisH produces the protein MITIVDYGLGNIMAFANVYKRLNIGIAIAQTAKEIRSATKIILPGVGAFDHAMERLTASGMRETLDDLVLAKGVPVIGICVGMQILASSSDEGQRPGLGWINGRVRGFKSTPGTDHLPLPHMGWNDVQPLPNQKIFAGLETDSRFYFLHSFYFECEDPRDISAKSEYGIDFPAAVTHGNIHGIQFHPEKSHHYGTRLLKNFADL
- a CDS encoding AglZ/HisF2 family acetamidino modification protein produces the protein MLRPRIIPCLLVHNGGLVKTVEFKDSKYVGDPINAVKIFNEKETDELMVVDIDATKNGCEPNFKMIADLAAECRMPLAYGGGIKTAAQAKRIIGLGVEKVAISSAAITDPSLITRAADEIGSQSVVVVLDINKSASGDAYEVWTHNATRNTKLCPFKMAEEAQALGAGEIVLNSIAHDGKMKGYDLALATAMRARIDLPMTILGGAGSLADLGKLIAACGIVGAAAGSLFVFKGPFRAVLINYPNQQQKDDLIRVALHANTSNH
- a CDS encoding glycosyltransferase family 4 protein, translated to MRVLIVSQYFWPEHFRINDLAEGLTQRGHEVTVLTGAPNYPGGRIFTGYGLFNRGETHRGVKIIRVPLIPRGSGKAAGLALNYLSFMLSASILGPVLCRESFDIIFVCQLSPVTVGVPAAFLKFIKRVPIIFWVLDLWPESIVAAGGIRSQWLYKSVGSLVRLIYKSCNHILYTSKGFTDSIQSHGVDPSRLSYFPNWVEPVEGSNAALPTSLPDGFRILFAGNVGEAQDFGTILGAAELLREDPSIQWIILGEGRQWNWVKAQVESRGLSRCFHLLGRFPSETMPAFFEQADALLVTLKQDPTFARTVPGKVPSYMSCGKPILGALDGEGADLIKEAQAGLVVSSGDAKGLANSALRLRQMSAAERARVGQSGKHYCEAHFDREHLFNQLVAAMDQLMEPTKARGA
- a CDS encoding Ig-like domain-containing protein, whose product is MKRLAFFLLIMIALTACTGSRGSPGTKDMTLASIAISSGDNQTAVVGTQLSAPLVAQVLNKQGQPIPGFVVNFVVTSGGGEIFAKTMISDANGLAGGIWTLGTIAGVQTMEARAITPSGTIIYATFSAIATVGEPKSIDILSGNNQTAQQLQQLPLLLSVVVNDTYRNPVAGVPVAFIASDGGATTPSSSVTDVHGSASTMWKLGPTLGVQTLNATISASIDIKFSAVATQAPPGEVKAIIKISGDEQAVSQYLLLPYPLQVIAIDQLGNPVPELQITFFSATSGSDYNNPQTIITNTSGIASWAGYFYNTGQQNTTASAAGVTPIEFTTSVLASTHKYDGIYLCNLENTGLYGLTPFRFSIVNGQPYSDSYTDSHGGISIKIGGTFNENDATLLLSVEYNSIFDFARHYFIDFTSSLTIDSLGNITGSGVWMYKAQLAEHNGNGTCSRK
- a CDS encoding N-acetyl sugar amidotransferase; the protein is MQNKTPNNRPYAICSNCIMDTSDSNIFFDERGWCDYCNNYHNNILPNWHPDERGEQELLPTIEAIKREGKGRDHDCLIGISGGVDSSYVTYIAKEKFGLRPLIFHVDAGWNSQQAVNNIEKLIDNLGLDLHTEVVNWEEMKDLQLAFFKAQVPHIDTPQDHAFFAAMYNFAAKYKFKYILTGANYSSECVREPLEWHYHASDLRQLLDIHSKFGKHPLRTFPLADIFKYKLYYRFIKGVRVVKPLNHIPFYKEAAMDELVDRFGWQKYAHKHYESRFTRFYEGYWLPTKFGYDKRRAHFSSLILTGQLSRADALEKIALPAYSEETIAEDFEYIATKLDLTVEELKAIMAGPNKTYRDYKNAMTFIDLGTKVLRAVGVQRAIIR